In Symmachiella dynata, the following are encoded in one genomic region:
- a CDS encoding PadR family transcriptional regulator: MTRKRTNPDFLNGVPELLILRLLSRRSMYGYEIVQEIKQSTDQVLEFGEGCIYPLLHKLEAQKLLTCEKSVVGGRKRVTYRTSAAGKKRMAASEAHWRRIVAAIGGVLEGATHGRPELA, encoded by the coding sequence ATGACACGCAAACGAACCAATCCTGACTTTCTCAACGGTGTGCCGGAACTACTCATTTTGCGACTGTTGTCGCGACGGAGTATGTACGGTTATGAGATCGTGCAGGAAATCAAACAGTCGACCGACCAGGTTTTGGAATTTGGCGAAGGTTGTATCTATCCACTGCTGCATAAGCTGGAAGCGCAAAAGCTGCTGACCTGCGAAAAGAGCGTCGTTGGAGGCCGCAAACGGGTGACGTATCGCACCTCGGCTGCAGGCAAAAAACGCATGGCGGCTTCTGAGGCACATTGGCGGCGGATAGTGGCAGCCATCGGCGGTGTGTTGGAGGGCGCGACGCATGGTCGACCGGAATTGGCATAA